The DNA segment TTGGTAGGCATAATTGACTTATTAACGATTAACTAATAAAATAAAAATAAGTGTAATTTATTAAACAATTGTAATTATTTTTAGTCAAATATTAATTTTGGCTATATTTCCTACTTTTCAATTTAAACTAGTATAGGAGGAGTAAAATGAAATACGATTTTGATAAAATTATTGATCGCTGGAATACACATTCAGAAAAATGGGATGGTATGCTTGAAAAATTTGGTACAAATGACCTTTTACCAATGTGGGAAGCTGACATGGACTTTGAAGTTGCCCCACCTATTAAAGAAGCTATGATTAAGAGAGCTGAGCACGGAGTTTATGGATATACAGTACGTGAAGACTCTTTCTTTGAAGCTATAATAAATTGGCAGAAAAGAAGAAATGGTTGGGATATACAAAAGGATTGGATTAGAAATACAGCTGGAGCTATCCCTGCTATTGCAGTCGCAGTTAATGCATTTACTAAGCCCGGCGAAAAAGTAATCATTCAAGACCCTGTATATTATAGATTTTTTAACTCTATCACTATGAATGGTAGACATGTAGTGCATAACACAATGATTTATGAAGATGGTGAATATAAAGTAGACTTTGATGGTTTAATAAAACAAATAGACCCAACTGTAAAAATGATAATATTATGTAATCCACAAAACCCTGTAGGTAAGGTATTCACTAAAGAAGAATTGTTGAAAATAGGTGAAATTTGTTTAGAAAATGATATTGTTATAGTATCTGATGAACTATATTCAGACATAGTTTTCTCAGAAAATAAGCATATACCTATTGCATCTTTA comes from the Caldisalinibacter kiritimatiensis genome and includes:
- a CDS encoding MalY/PatB family protein, which codes for MKYDFDKIIDRWNTHSEKWDGMLEKFGTNDLLPMWEADMDFEVAPPIKEAMIKRAEHGVYGYTVREDSFFEAIINWQKRRNGWDIQKDWIRNTAGAIPAIAVAVNAFTKPGEKVIIQDPVYYRFFNSITMNGRHVVHNTMIYEDGEYKVDFDGLIKQIDPTVKMIILCNPQNPVGKVFTKEELLKIGEICLENDIVIVSDELYSDIVFSENKHIPIASLSKELEMNTVTVFGPGKGFNLSGLKASITVIPNPKLRQAFDYVADAMQICLKNLFSIEAVEAAYNYGEEWLDEVVKYLEENRNFMVDYIENNIPKVKVIKPEGTYIAWIDFNELGMTDEELEKFAVEKMKVGFKYGYTFGRGGSGFVRINFGCPRSMLKDGLQRIENAVKEYLKENNIQE